A section of the Desulfobulbaceae bacterium genome encodes:
- a CDS encoding zf-TFIIB domain-containing protein, with amino-acid sequence MPIICRHCHKPTNEKSRYCVHCGGQIPKTMPTKAAMCPTCRSPLEEDDYRGSTIDICPSCQGIWLDTDEFAFHASERDTYGDQTIDRKFTRKPLESPRSYIPCVRCGSLMGRQNFRKISGVLIDVCGDHGVWLDAGELEQIRNFIANGGLDTSQDKAILANKTKISETAREVKDLNTLFRTLNKFNLRRILLQGF; translated from the coding sequence ATGCCCATAATCTGCCGGCATTGCCACAAACCTACTAACGAGAAATCTCGATATTGTGTTCACTGCGGCGGCCAGATACCTAAAACTATGCCAACCAAAGCCGCTATGTGCCCAACCTGCCGCTCACCTTTGGAAGAAGATGACTATCGGGGGTCAACTATTGATATATGCCCGAGTTGCCAGGGGATCTGGCTGGACACAGATGAATTTGCTTTTCACGCTTCAGAACGCGACACTTATGGCGATCAGACAATCGATCGGAAATTTACCAGGAAACCTCTTGAAAGCCCCAGGTCCTACATTCCTTGCGTACGCTGCGGCTCCCTGATGGGTCGGCAGAATTTCAGAAAAATTTCAGGGGTATTAATCGATGTCTGCGGGGATCACGGTGTCTGGCTTGACGCTGGGGAGTTAGAGCAGATCAGAAACTTTATCGCTAACGGCGGGCTCGACACAAGTCAGGATAAGGCGATTTTGGCCAACAAAACAAAAATTTCCGAAACAGCGCGAGAGGTCAAAGACCTCAACACCTTATTCCGAACCTTGAACAAGTTCAATCTACGGCGCATTCTGCTGCAGGGCTTCTAG
- a CDS encoding HD domain-containing protein — MEAFHVIAISVGVAFLAAAICQSRNARKMIPKSVRDKWLVIDYFMRFFLLGYVLYLFAKILDIRMPAEYLVSIVFLGGAVYVFIVIKVSQQVIRQISESQQKVSQANKELEEAYESTVEGWGRALELRDYETKGHTNRVCALTLELAKAYNLTDKQRWFMKIGVLLHDIGKMAVPDSILLNDGLLTPEERELMERHPLYAKELLEGISFLQPALAIPYCHHERWDGTGYPQGLKGEEIPLWARIFAVADVWDALISERRYHLAWDAKKVCEHIVKGSGSHFDPEVVTRFLELDLCEVHGEVLAGEELPPRPEP; from the coding sequence ATGGAAGCATTTCATGTCATAGCGATCAGTGTCGGAGTAGCTTTTCTGGCTGCTGCAATCTGTCAGAGTAGAAATGCCAGGAAGATGATCCCGAAATCTGTACGGGATAAGTGGCTGGTTATTGACTATTTCATGCGTTTCTTTCTTCTGGGGTACGTTCTGTATCTGTTTGCCAAGATTCTCGACATTCGCATGCCAGCGGAATATCTGGTCAGTATCGTTTTTCTGGGCGGTGCCGTGTACGTTTTTATTGTTATCAAAGTTTCGCAACAGGTCATTCGGCAGATCAGCGAGAGTCAGCAAAAAGTTTCGCAGGCCAATAAGGAGCTTGAGGAGGCCTACGAGTCAACAGTAGAAGGCTGGGGGCGGGCACTTGAGCTGCGGGATTATGAAACAAAGGGGCATACCAATCGCGTCTGTGCGTTAACGCTGGAACTTGCCAAGGCCTATAATCTGACGGATAAGCAACGATGGTTCATGAAAATTGGTGTCTTGCTGCATGATATAGGGAAAATGGCCGTCCCTGATTCCATTTTACTTAATGATGGTCTACTGACTCCAGAAGAGCGCGAGTTGATGGAAAGGCATCCGCTGTATGCCAAAGAACTTCTGGAGGGGATTTCATTTTTACAGCCTGCCCTTGCTATTCCCTATTGCCACCATGAACGGTGGGACGGGACCGGATATCCCCAGGGGCTTAAGGGAGAGGAGATACCTCTGTGGGCCAGAATATTTGCGGTTGCCGATGTGTGGGATGCCTTGATTTCAGAAAGGCGCTATCACCTGGCCTGGGACGCCAAAAAGGTTTGTGAACACATTGTTAAGGGCTCCGGCTCGCATTTTGACCCCGAAGTTGTTACTCGTTTTCTGGAGCTTGATCTGTGTGAAGTTCATGGAGAGGTTCTTGCTGGGGAAGAGTTACCGCCAAGGCCTGAGCCTTAG